In the Ctenopharyngodon idella isolate HZGC_01 chromosome 4, HZGC01, whole genome shotgun sequence genome, one interval contains:
- the LOC127511118 gene encoding gastrula zinc finger protein XlCGF26.1-like isoform X2, translating to MEFIKGESEDVKIEETFRVKHEDTEEQTDLMVLKEESQELNEMEDKDKYEKCHDFMNGEKSCSYSQTHKTETRNLQMRVHTGKRPLTCQQCGKSFSRKDSLKVHMKIHTGLKPFTCKLCGKSFSLKGNLKTHMRIHTGEKPFICSQCGKSFRQKRDLTIHLRVHTVESPFWTQGQLQTQGLEDHFKIHAGEKSVVCLQCGKSFTQKRNLKAHLRLHTGEKPHTCKLCGKSFSLNGSLKVHMRVHTGERPFICSQCGNSFKQKRDLNAHMTIHTGEKPYTCKLCDKSFTVKESFKTHMTIHTGEKPFVCDQCGKSFRCKEYLNHHMKIHSGEKCFMCHQCERSFSDRNHLENHVKIHIGEKPFMCHHCGKSFTNRTNLENHMRIHTGEARFTCPQCGKSFTLKGDLNIHMRVHSGEKPYKCHQCEKSFTDRNHLENHVKVHIGEKPFLCQHCGKGFTYRANLEYHLRIHTGEKPFTCPQCGRSFTVKGNLKLHMRVHTGEKPYKCLQCEKSFTIKGNLNIHMRVHTGEKPYKCLQCEECFTYHISLKQHLKSHSRKK from the coding sequence ACCTGATGGTGCTGAAAGAGGAGAGTCAAGAACTGAATGAAATGGAAGACAAAGATAAGTATGAGAAATGTCATGATTTCATGAATGGGGAAAAATCTTGTAGTTACTCACAGACTCATAAAACAGAAACTAGAAACCTCCagatgagagttcacactggaaagAGACCTTTGACctgtcaacagtgtggaaagagtttcagtcgaaaagacagccttaaagtccacatgaaaaTCCACACCGGAttgaagcctttcacctgcaaactgtgtgggaagagtttctcACTAAAAGGAAATCTTAAgactcacatgagaattcacactggagagaagccattcatatgctctcagtgtggaaagagttttagaCAGAAAAGAGACCTTACAATCCACTTGAGAGTTCACACTGTAGAGAGCCCTTTCTGGACACAAGGCCAACTGCAAACACAAGGCCTTGAAGACCACTTTAAAATCCATGCTGGAGAGAAGTCGGTCGTATGccttcagtgtggaaagagttttacacagAAAAGAAACCTTAAAGCCCACTTAAgacttcacactggagagaagcctcacacctgcaaactgtgtggaaagagtttctcaCTAAATGGAAGTCTTAAagttcacatgagagttcacaccgGCGAGAGGCCATTCatatgctctcagtgtggaaatagttttaaacagaaaagaGACCTTAATGCCCACATgacaattcacactggagagaagccttacacctgcaaaCTGTGTGATAAGAGCTTCACAGTAAAAGAAAGTTTTAAGACTCACATGACAATTCACACGGGAGAGAAGCCGTTTGtttgtgatcagtgtggaaagagtttcagatgTAAAGAATACCTTAATCATCACATGAAGATTCACTCGGGAGAGAAATGTTTTATGTGTCATCAGTgcgaaaggagtttctcagataGGAATCACCTTGAGAATCATGTAAAAATTCATattggagagaagcctttcatgtgtcatcactgtggaaagagtttcacaaacAGAACAAACCTTGAGaatcacatgagaattcacactggagaagcGCGtttcacctgccctcagtgtggaaagagcttcacGCTTAAAGGAGACCTTAAtattcacatgagagttcactctggagagaaaccttacaagtgtcaTCAGTGCGAAaagagtttcacagacaggaatCACCTTGAGAATCATGTAAAAGTTCACattggagagaagcctttcttGTGCCAACACTGTGGAAAAGGTTTCACATACAGAGCAAACCTTGAGTATCActtgagaattcacactggagagaagcctttcacctgccctcagtgtggaaggAGCTTCACGGTTAAAGGAAACCTTAAGCTGCatatgagagttcacactggagagaagccttacaaatgtcttcagtgtgaaaaaagtttcacaattaaaggaaaccttaatattcacatgagagttcacactggagagaagccctACAAGTGTCTTCAGTGTGAAGAGTGTTTCACATATCACATAAGCCTGAAACAACATTTGAAATCTCATTCTAGAAAGAAATAG
- the LOC127511118 gene encoding gastrula zinc finger protein XlCGF26.1-like isoform X1, with amino-acid sequence MEFIKEESEDVKIEETFRVKHEDTEEQTDLMVLKEESQELNEMEDKDKYEKCHDFMNGEKSCSYSQTHKTETRNLQMRVHTGKRPLTCQQCGKSFSRKDSLKVHMKIHTGLKPFTCKLCGKSFSLKGNLKTHMRIHTGEKPFICSQCGKSFRQKRDLTIHLRVHTVESPFWTQGQLQTQGLEDHFKIHAGEKSVVCLQCGKSFTQKRNLKAHLRLHTGEKPHTCKLCGKSFSLNGSLKVHMRVHTGERPFICSQCGNSFKQKRDLNAHMTIHTGEKPYTCKLCDKSFTVKESFKTHMTIHTGEKPFVCDQCGKSFRCKEYLNHHMKIHSGEKCFMCHQCERSFSDRNHLENHVKIHIGEKPFMCHHCGKSFTNRTNLENHMRIHTGEARFTCPQCGKSFTLKGDLNIHMRVHSGEKPYKCHQCEKSFTDRNHLENHVKVHIGEKPFLCQHCGKGFTYRANLEYHLRIHTGEKPFTCPQCGRSFTVKGNLKLHMRVHTGEKPYKCLQCEKSFTIKGNLNIHMRVHTGEKPYKCLQCEECFTYHISLKQHLKSHSRKK; translated from the coding sequence ACCTGATGGTGCTGAAAGAGGAGAGTCAAGAACTGAATGAAATGGAAGACAAAGATAAGTATGAGAAATGTCATGATTTCATGAATGGGGAAAAATCTTGTAGTTACTCACAGACTCATAAAACAGAAACTAGAAACCTCCagatgagagttcacactggaaagAGACCTTTGACctgtcaacagtgtggaaagagtttcagtcgaaaagacagccttaaagtccacatgaaaaTCCACACCGGAttgaagcctttcacctgcaaactgtgtgggaagagtttctcACTAAAAGGAAATCTTAAgactcacatgagaattcacactggagagaagccattcatatgctctcagtgtggaaagagttttagaCAGAAAAGAGACCTTACAATCCACTTGAGAGTTCACACTGTAGAGAGCCCTTTCTGGACACAAGGCCAACTGCAAACACAAGGCCTTGAAGACCACTTTAAAATCCATGCTGGAGAGAAGTCGGTCGTATGccttcagtgtggaaagagttttacacagAAAAGAAACCTTAAAGCCCACTTAAgacttcacactggagagaagcctcacacctgcaaactgtgtggaaagagtttctcaCTAAATGGAAGTCTTAAagttcacatgagagttcacaccgGCGAGAGGCCATTCatatgctctcagtgtggaaatagttttaaacagaaaagaGACCTTAATGCCCACATgacaattcacactggagagaagccttacacctgcaaaCTGTGTGATAAGAGCTTCACAGTAAAAGAAAGTTTTAAGACTCACATGACAATTCACACGGGAGAGAAGCCGTTTGtttgtgatcagtgtggaaagagtttcagatgTAAAGAATACCTTAATCATCACATGAAGATTCACTCGGGAGAGAAATGTTTTATGTGTCATCAGTgcgaaaggagtttctcagataGGAATCACCTTGAGAATCATGTAAAAATTCATattggagagaagcctttcatgtgtcatcactgtggaaagagtttcacaaacAGAACAAACCTTGAGaatcacatgagaattcacactggagaagcGCGtttcacctgccctcagtgtggaaagagcttcacGCTTAAAGGAGACCTTAAtattcacatgagagttcactctggagagaaaccttacaagtgtcaTCAGTGCGAAaagagtttcacagacaggaatCACCTTGAGAATCATGTAAAAGTTCACattggagagaagcctttcttGTGCCAACACTGTGGAAAAGGTTTCACATACAGAGCAAACCTTGAGTATCActtgagaattcacactggagagaagcctttcacctgccctcagtgtggaaggAGCTTCACGGTTAAAGGAAACCTTAAGCTGCatatgagagttcacactggagagaagccttacaaatgtcttcagtgtgaaaaaagtttcacaattaaaggaaaccttaatattcacatgagagttcacactggagagaagccctACAAGTGTCTTCAGTGTGAAGAGTGTTTCACATATCACATAAGCCTGAAACAACATTTGAAATCTCATTCTAGAAAGAAATAG
- the LOC127511407 gene encoding stonustoxin subunit beta-like: MNTVCCSLHRLQCCNLTSQCCESLSAALQFSICFLRELDLSNNDLQDSGVKLLSDGLKSPNCHLEILRLSGCMVTEEGCSYVSSALSSNPSHLRELDLSYNHPGDSGVKLLTDTLNHPNCTLDKLNVDHGGEIRITAGLRKYSHQLTVDPNTAHKHLRLSEKNRVITGTDTELQLYPDHPDRFDEWYQVLCRESVCGRCYWEIEWSGCVDISVSYKSISRKGGGNECWFGRNDQSWSLFCSPSSYSFIHNNIQTKLPVKSISSRIGVYVDHSAGTLSFYSVSGDTMSLIHTVQTTFTQPLYPGFYVWSGSSVKLC; this comes from the exons ATGAATACTG TTTGTTGTTCTCTACACAGGCTACAGTGCTGTAATCTCACTTCTCAGTGTTGTGAGAGTTTGTCTGCAGCTCTACAATTCTCAATCTGtttcctgagagagctggacctgagtaacaatgacctgcaggattcaggagtgaagcttctttctgatggactgaagagtccAAACTGTCATCTAGAGATACTGAG ATTATCTGGCTGTatggtgacagaggaaggctgtagttatgtgtcttcagctctgagttcaaacccctctcacctgagagagctggatctgagctacaatcacccaGGAGATTCAGGAGTCAAGCTGCTCACTGATACCCTCAACCATCCAAACTGCACACTTGATAAACTCAA tGTGGATCATGGAGGAGAGATCAGGATTACAGCAGGACTTCGAAAAT attcccatcagctcactgtggatccaaacacagcacatAAACACCTCCGTCTGTCTGAGAAGAACAGAGTGATTACTGGCACTGACACAGAGCTTCAAttgtatcctgatcatccagacagatttgatgaGTGGTatcaggtgttgtgtagagagagtgtctgtggacgctgttactgggagattgagtggagtggATGTGTGGacatatcagtgtcatataagagcatcagcaggaagggagGTGGTAATGAGTGTTGGTTTGGACGTAATGATCAATCCTGGAGTTTGTTCTGCTCTCCCTCCAGTTACTCATTCATACACAATAACATACAGACTAAACTCCCTGTAAAGTCCATCAGCagtagaataggagtgtatgtggatcacagtgcaggaactctgtccttctacagcgtctctggagacacaatgagcctcatccacacagtccagaccacattcactcaaccgctctatcctgggttttATGTTTGGTCTGgatcatcagtgaaactgtgttga
- the LOC127511090 gene encoding protein NLRC3-like, with the protein MASLKEHLKDSLKNLVKDDLREFQWSLKNDHAYISNSEMANADILDTVDKMVACFGPEEAVKITVEILRKINQNNLAKQLENILKPEPLRKTENDSSQAALHGYTEISLRLKDKLKQDYKRILVGNSQTGHKKYLNDIYTDLYVVENETGGRVNEHEVIQIESNHNRLTAKEKPIKFNDMFKVQCGTGRQNGIVLTVGIAGVGKTVSVNKFILDWVEGKENQDIAFIFPLPFRQLNLTTENCSLMGLIHEFFFSEPKELPSLPEDNGKVLFIFDGLDECRFPLSFKDGGRITDVHKNTTVSKIVTSLIKRHLVPSALIWITSRPAAASLIPRNHVDQVTEVQGFNDEQKEQYFNKNSNSKNISENIINHIRKSRSLYIMCHIPIFCWISLTVLQPLLAQESNDKTPTTLTGMYTSFLISQQQNMEEKYCDDPEPKANARSFDQIILKLGKLAFQQLEKGNLIFYKEDLQECGLDVNEGLVYSGLCTQIFQKGTVSKRNVYSFVHLSVQEFLAALYVFFINKDKKANPFLPSWKKMAQKISKKPLFQLHKAAINKALQSENGHLDLFLRFLLGLSLESNQSDLNELLPKLKLKTENVKDTIDYIKEKIEMEKSVERTINLFHCLSELKDDFVEEIQKNLSSGNLSAQHLSSAQWSGLVFVLQMSEETREMFELQKYRRSDEAVIRLLPVIKNSRSAL; encoded by the exons ATGGCATCTCTAAAAGAGCACCTCAAGGACTCACTGAAGAATCTGGTGAAAGATGATCTGAGGGAGTTTCAGTGGTCTTTAAAGAATGATCATGCGTATATATCAAATTCTGAAATGGCGAACGCAGATATCTTAGACACAGTGGATAAGATGGTGGCGTGTTTTGGACCAGAAGAAGCTGTGAAGATCACAGTAGAGATCCTGAGGAAGATAAACCAGAATAATCTGGCTAAGCAGCTGGAAAACATTCTAAAGCCAG AGCCTTTAAGAAAGACGGAAAACGACAGCAGTCAAGCTGCTCTTCATGGTTACACAGAGATCAGCCTCAGACTAAAGGACAAATTAAAACAGGACTACAAGAGGATATTGGTTGGTAATTCACAGACGGGTCATAAGAAATACCTGAACGATATCTACACTGATTTATATGTGGTGGAAAATGAGACTGGAGGAAGAGTGAATGAGCATGAGGTGATACAGATCGAATCAAATCACAACCGATTGACTGCCAAGGAGAAGCCAATCAAGTTTAATGACATGTTTAAAGTCCAGTGTGGCACAGGTCGACAAAATGGAATAGTGTTGACAGTGGGGATTGCAGGAGTGGGAAAAACTGTCTCTGTTAATAAATTCATCCTTGACTGGGTTGAGGGAAAAGAAAATCAGGATATAGCCTTCATTTTCCCTCTGCCGTTCCGTCAGCTAAACCTGACTACAGAGAACTGCAGTCTCATGGGACTGATTCACGAATTCTTCTTTAGTGAACCTAAAGAACTGCCCTCTCTACCTGAAGATAATGGTAAGGTCTTGTTCATTTTTGATGGGCTGGATGAATGTCGCTTCCCTTTGAGCTTTAAAGATGGTGGCAGAATTACAGATGTTCACAAAAATACAACAGTAAGTAAAATAGTTACAAGCCTGATCAAAAGACATCTggttccctctgctctcatctggatcacatccagaccagcagcagccagCCTGATACCCCGAAACCACGTTGATCAGGTGACTGAAGTGCAAGGATTTAACGATGAGCAGAAAGAGCAATActtcaacaaaaacagcaattcTAAGAACATTTCTGAGAACATCATCAATCACATCAGGAAATCCAGGAGTCTATACATCATGTGCCATATCCCAAtcttctgctggatctctcTCACTGTTCTTCAGCCTCTACTGGCTCAAGAGAGCAATGACAAAACACCCACAACTCTCACAGGGATGTACACAAGCTTCTTAATTTCTCAGCAgcaaaacatggaagaaaaatacTGTGATGATCCTGAACCTAAAGCCAATGCAAGGTCTTTTGATCAGATTATTCTGAAGCTTGGGAAACTAGCCTTTCAACAGCTGGAGAAAGGAAACCTGATTTTCTACAAAGAAGATCTTCAGGAATGTGGACTAGATGTCAATGAAGGGTTGGTGTACTCTGGGTTATGCACTCAGATCTTTCAGAAGGGAACAGTTTCAAAAAGAAACGTTTACAGCTTCGTACATCTCAGCGTACAGGAATTCCTTGCTGCTCTctatgtgttttttattaacaaagacaAGAAAGCAAACCCATTTCTTCCATCCTGGAAAAAAATGGCACAGAAAATTTCCAAAAAGCCACTGTTTCAACTTCATAAGGCTGCAATCAACAAGGCTTTACAAAGCGAGAATGGACACCTGGACCTTTTCCTCCGGTTCCTCCTGGGTCTCTCACTGGAGTCCAATCAGAGTGACCTGAATGAACTACTTccaaaactgaaactgaaaacagAGAATGTTAAAGACACTATTGACTATATCAAAGAAAAAATAGAGATGGAGAAATCAGTGGAAAGAACCATCAATCTCTTCCACTGTCTGAGTGAACTGAAAGATGACTTTGTGGAGGAAATCCAGAAGAATCTAAGCTCAGGAAATCTTTCAGCACAGCATCTCTCCTCTGCTCAATGGTCTGGTCTGGTGTTTGTGCTCCAAATGTCAGAAGAGACTCGAGAGATGTTTGAACTGCAGAAATACAGAAGATCTGATGAAGCAGTGATAAGACTGCTGCCAGTGATCAAAAACAGCAGAAGTGCACTGTAA